The following coding sequences lie in one Buchnera aphidicola (Macrosiphum euphorbiae) genomic window:
- a CDS encoding MFS transporter — MISLNNKKKLLEKQYIKKNTKKFNQVILALFSGGFATFSILYCVQSILPIFSKQFYLTPAESSLSLSAATVTMALGMLFTGPLSDIIGRKSIMSACLFIAAILTIICSMMTSWTSIVLLRSLTGLALSGVVAVAMTYISEEIHPDSLSFCMGLYISGNTIGGFSGRFLSSILAEKFSWNVSLMIIGLFAFIASCFFLYFLPPSKNFLSISINFYKFLNRFYLQIKNPALFILFIIGFILMGSFVTIFNYIGYRLMLAPFFLCQSSIGLISIIYLTGVYSSPKAGILINKYHRNNILIASLLLMIIGVFITQYNQLLIVILGLIIFSGGFFASHSTASSWVGSYTHVAKIQATSLYLFFYYLGSSVFGTFGGFFWFHMKWPGISIFIIITLFFGVFLSFKLKKKNF, encoded by the coding sequence TTGATTTCATTAAATAATAAAAAAAAATTATTAGAGAAACAATATATAAAAAAAAATACAAAAAAATTTAATCAAGTTATTTTAGCTCTTTTTTCCGGTGGTTTTGCTACTTTTTCTATTCTATATTGTGTGCAATCAATTTTACCAATATTTTCTAAACAATTTTATTTAACTCCTGCAGAAAGTAGTTTATCTCTTTCTGCTGCAACTGTAACAATGGCTTTAGGCATGCTTTTTACTGGACCGTTATCTGATATTATTGGTAGAAAATCAATTATGTCTGCTTGTTTATTTATAGCTGCAATATTAACTATAATATGTTCAATGATGACTAGCTGGACTAGTATTGTGCTATTACGATCATTAACTGGATTAGCCTTAAGCGGTGTTGTTGCTGTTGCTATGACATATATTAGTGAAGAAATACATCCTGATTCTTTGTCTTTTTGTATGGGATTATATATTAGTGGAAATACTATAGGTGGCTTTTCAGGAAGGTTTTTAAGTAGTATTTTAGCGGAAAAATTTTCTTGGAATGTTTCACTGATGATAATCGGTTTATTTGCTTTCATAGCATCTTGTTTTTTTTTGTATTTTTTACCTCCTTCTAAAAATTTTTTATCCATTTCTATTAATTTTTATAAATTTTTAAATCGTTTTTATTTGCAAATAAAAAACCCAGCATTATTTATTCTTTTCATTATAGGTTTTATACTGATGGGCAGTTTTGTTACTATTTTTAATTATATTGGTTATCGTTTGATGTTAGCACCATTTTTTCTTTGTCAATCAAGCATAGGATTAATATCTATTATTTATTTAACTGGAGTATACAGTTCTCCTAAAGCTGGCATCTTAATTAACAAGTATCATCGTAATAATATTCTTATCGCATCATTACTTTTAATGATAATAGGTGTTTTTATTACACAATATAATCAATTATTAATAGTAATTTTAGGTTTGATAATATTTTCTGGCGGTTTTTTTGCATCTCATTCTACTGCTAGTAGCTGGGTTGGTTCATATACCCATGTTGCTAAAATTCAAGCTACATCTTTATATCTATTTTTTTATTATCTAGGTTCTAGTGTATTTGGTACATTTGGTGGGTTTTTTTGGTTTCATATGAAATGGCCTGGAATTTCTATTTTTATAATAATAACATTATTTTTTGGTGTTTTTTTATCTTTTAAATTAAAGAAAAAAAATTTTTAA
- a CDS encoding uroporphyrinogen-III synthase has protein sequence MKNNKIVLLQGENGRKLIEKKLKKEGFKICLIECYKRVFKVLDSNIEVKKWRFYKINTLLITSSEALYQIKNIISNTNQNQWLFKCKVFVVGRRLLQIAKKLGWKDIIVLNYANNEYFLEKIKKINVTT, from the coding sequence ATAAAAAATAATAAAATTGTTTTATTACAAGGAGAAAATGGTCGAAAATTAATAGAAAAAAAATTAAAAAAAGAAGGTTTTAAAATTTGTTTAATTGAATGTTATAAAAGAGTTTTTAAAGTTTTAGATAGTAATATAGAAGTAAAAAAATGGCGTTTTTATAAAATAAACACTTTATTAATAACGAGTAGTGAAGCTTTATATCAAATAAAAAATATTATTTCTAATACTAATCAGAATCAATGGTTATTTAAATGTAAAGTTTTTGTTGTAGGCAGACGATTATTACAGATAGCAAAAAAATTAGGATGGAAGGATATCATAGTTTTAAACTATGCTAATAATGAATATTTTCTTGAAAAAATTAAAAAAATAAATGTTACAACATAG
- the coaD gene encoding pantetheine-phosphate adenylyltransferase, with amino-acid sequence MNKTAIYPGTFDPITYGHLDIITRATKIFDSITIAISNNVEKKPIFNLKERIELTRIVTIHLKNVKKILGFNDLLANLAKKEKANILIRGVRTIFDFDYEIKLAAINKQIYPDLDSIFLLSSKEVSFISSSFVKEIAKYKGNIKPYLPKEVHSALLRKLNNNSIK; translated from the coding sequence ATGAATAAAACTGCAATATATCCAGGTACTTTTGATCCAATTACATATGGACATTTAGATATTATAACACGTGCAACAAAAATATTTGATAGTATAACTATTGCAATTTCTAATAATGTTGAAAAAAAACCGATTTTTAATTTAAAAGAACGAATAGAATTAACTAGAATAGTCACAATTCATTTAAAAAATGTAAAAAAAATACTTGGATTTAATGATTTGCTTGCTAATTTAGCAAAAAAAGAAAAGGCTAATATTTTAATTAGAGGAGTTAGAACAATATTTGATTTTGACTATGAAATAAAATTAGCTGCTATAAATAAACAGATTTATCCAGATTTAGATAGTATTTTTTTACTTTCTTCTAAAGAAGTTTCTTTTATATCTTCATCTTTCGTTAAAGAAATTGCAAAATATAAAGGTAATATAAAACCTTATCTTCCTAAAGAAGTCCATTCTGCATTATTAAGAAAACTCAATAATAATTCTATAAAATGA
- the epmA gene encoding elongation factor P--(R)-beta-lysine ligase, giving the protein MKKIVWKPSASIKSLIKRSKIISDIRLFFYQKNILEVETPILSRSTVTDIHLSSFETNYFSLNNVNDKLKLWLTTSPEYHMKRLLASESGPIYQICHSFRNEESGRYHNPEFTILEWYQPFYSMQKFIEEIDKFLQQILNYNQSDKISYQNLFIDFFKIDPLSTNLLELHQISKKLKLDYLTRFENDLNKFIQLLFTLKIEPNIGKDRPIFVYHFPAKQASLAAINSQDSRISDRFEIFFKGIELGNGFYELTDANEQKKRFIKDNKERFSMNLPTQKIDDCFLDALYHGLPPCSGVAIGLDRLIMLVLNKKNIQEVISFPLDRC; this is encoded by the coding sequence ATGAAAAAAATAGTCTGGAAACCTAGTGCTTCTATTAAAAGTTTAATCAAAAGATCGAAAATTATTTCTGATATTCGTTTATTTTTTTACCAAAAAAATATTCTTGAAGTAGAAACACCAATTTTATCACGTTCAACAGTTACTGATATACATTTATCATCATTTGAAACTAATTATTTTTCATTAAATAATGTTAATGATAAATTAAAACTATGGTTGACAACTAGTCCAGAATATCATATGAAACGTTTATTAGCATCAGAAAGTGGACCTATATATCAGATTTGTCATAGTTTTCGAAATGAAGAATCAGGTCGATATCATAATCCGGAATTTACTATATTAGAATGGTATCAACCGTTTTATTCTATGCAGAAATTTATTGAAGAAATAGATAAATTCCTTCAACAGATATTAAATTACAATCAATCAGATAAAATTTCTTATCAAAATCTATTTATAGATTTTTTTAAAATAGATCCATTATCTACAAATTTATTAGAGTTACATCAAATATCTAAAAAATTGAAATTAGATTATTTAACTCGTTTTGAAAACGATTTAAATAAATTTATACAATTATTATTTACATTAAAAATAGAACCTAATATAGGAAAAGACAGACCTATTTTTGTTTATCATTTTCCTGCAAAACAAGCATCTCTTGCGGCTATTAATTCACAAGATTCTCGTATATCAGATAGATTTGAGATTTTTTTTAAAGGAATAGAATTAGGAAATGGTTTTTATGAACTTACAGATGCTAATGAACAAAAAAAACGTTTTATCAAAGATAATAAAGAACGTTTTTCTATGAACCTTCCAACACAAAAAATAGATGATTGTTTTTTAGATGCTTTATATCATGGTTTACCTCCTTGTTCAGGAGTTGCAATAGGTTTAGATCGATTAATTATGTTGGTTTTAAATAAAAAAAACATTCAAGAAGTTATCTCTTTTCCACTAGATCGTTGTTAA
- the dapF gene encoding diaminopimelate epimerase translates to MDLYYKNKKKINFSKMHGLGNDFMVINCIKENFILSSFTIKKLSNRYTGIGFDQLLLVEKSKSSLVDFNYRIFNANGNEVEQCGNGARCFGLFLLLNGLTNKNKISVSTKKRHLIIEFLPKNMIKVNMNEPDFKFHNLFLSKNILYKNFSIKLFNENLICSLVSIGNPHCIIKVQCIKHAPVNIIGKRIGKNSIFPKGINVSFMEIINKKNIKLRVYERDVGETQACGSAACAAVAIGIAQKLLSNVVEVELLGGKLIIMWKGFGTPLYMIGPAKHVYDGYIYI, encoded by the coding sequence ATGGATTTATACTATAAAAATAAAAAAAAAATAAACTTTTCTAAAATGCATGGATTAGGCAATGATTTTATGGTTATTAATTGTATTAAAGAAAATTTTATTTTATCATCATTTACAATAAAAAAATTATCTAATCGATATACTGGAATTGGTTTTGATCAATTATTACTTGTAGAAAAATCAAAAAGTTCTTTAGTTGATTTCAACTATAGAATTTTTAATGCTAATGGGAATGAAGTTGAACAATGTGGAAATGGCGCTCGATGTTTTGGTCTTTTTTTATTGTTAAACGGCTTAACTAATAAAAATAAAATCTCAGTTAGCACCAAAAAAAGACATTTAATTATCGAATTTCTACCTAAAAATATGATTAAAGTAAATATGAATGAACCTGATTTTAAATTTCATAATTTGTTTTTATCAAAAAATATTTTATATAAAAATTTCTCAATAAAACTTTTTAATGAAAATTTAATTTGTAGTTTAGTGTCTATTGGCAATCCTCATTGTATTATTAAAGTACAATGTATCAAACATGCACCTGTAAATATCATTGGTAAACGTATAGGAAAAAATTCAATATTTCCTAAAGGAATAAACGTAAGTTTTATGGAAATTATAAATAAAAAAAATATTAAATTAAGAGTGTACGAACGTGATGTAGGTGAAACACAAGCTTGTGGAAGTGCTGCTTGTGCTGCAGTTGCAATAGGCATAGCACAAAAATTACTTTCTAATGTTGTTGAAGTTGAACTATTAGGTGGGAAACTAATTATAATGTGGAAGGGTTTTGGAACCCCGCTTTATATGATAGGACCTGCTAAACATGTGTATGACGGTTATATATATATATAA
- a CDS encoding uroporphyrinogen-III synthase — protein MKILVVRPSPSGEELAKHLNKIGIPSWHFSLFDFYPSTSPISLSKKINELYESKIIVIFSKKSIFYTNLYLKNNNLKWPFHVKYYAIGKSTAFFLKKYIKKKLLFLQKKKTVKVY, from the coding sequence ATGAAAATATTAGTTGTGCGCCCTTCTCCTTCAGGAGAAGAATTAGCAAAGCACTTAAATAAAATTGGTATACCTTCTTGGCATTTTTCTTTATTTGATTTTTATCCAAGTACTAGCCCAATAAGTTTATCAAAAAAAATTAATGAATTATATGAATCAAAAATTATTGTTATTTTTTCTAAAAAATCTATTTTTTATACTAATTTATATTTAAAAAATAATAATTTAAAATGGCCTTTTCATGTAAAATATTATGCTATTGGAAAAAGTACTGCTTTTTTTCTTAAAAAATATATTAAAAAAAAATTACTTTTCCTCCAAAAAAAGAAAACAGTGAAGGTTTACTAA
- a CDS encoding inorganic phosphate transporter, whose product MLDLFSYSDLNHSLLVFLALFFVLFYEAINGFHDTANAVSTLIYTRAMSANIAVIMSGIFNFLGVLLGGLTVAYAIVHLLPNDLLLNTTSKNALAMVFSMLLAAILWNLSTWYFCLPASSSHSLIGAIIGIGLTNAIVTGSSLVNALNIPKMTSVFLSLIFSPIIGLIVAGSLIFLLRYYLNNNKNFYRIHMTPLEREKIDGKKTPPFLIRIALILSSIGVSYAHGANDGQKGIGLIMLVLIGILPGSFLVNLNANKYEIKYTKDTLNNLEEYYLEKTIHKSNIIKNKNVINNSVVNYQFYDVIKNIQNTKLLLENISDYNVLNIKKRFQLRHFLLSISDFIDKTVNSSNINAKDKYFLITSKKMILKTIEYAPMWIILIVALSLSIGTMIGWKRIVITIGEKIGKKRMTYAQAMSAQITASFSIGIASYTGIPVSTTHILSSSVAGTMLIDGDGIQIKTIKNIALAWVLTLPVSILLSGFLYWITLFII is encoded by the coding sequence ATGCTAGATTTATTTTCTTATTCTGATTTGAATCATAGTTTATTGGTTTTTTTAGCTTTATTCTTTGTTTTATTTTATGAAGCTATCAATGGCTTTCATGATACAGCAAATGCAGTATCAACTTTAATATATACTCGAGCAATGTCTGCAAATATTGCAGTTATAATGTCTGGTATATTTAATTTTTTAGGTGTTTTACTAGGAGGTTTAACTGTTGCTTATGCAATTGTTCATTTATTACCAAACGATTTATTATTAAATACTACCTCAAAAAACGCTCTTGCTATGGTTTTTTCAATGTTACTAGCAGCTATACTTTGGAATTTATCTACATGGTATTTTTGTTTACCTGCATCAAGTTCGCATTCTTTGATTGGTGCAATTATTGGAATAGGTTTAACAAATGCAATAGTTACAGGTTCATCTTTAGTAAATGCACTTAATATTCCTAAAATGACTAGTGTTTTTTTATCTCTTATTTTTTCTCCTATTATTGGATTGATAGTAGCTGGAAGTTTGATTTTTTTACTACGCTATTATTTAAATAATAATAAAAATTTTTATCGTATTCACATGACACCATTAGAACGTGAAAAAATAGATGGTAAAAAAACACCGCCATTTTTAATTAGAATAGCTTTAATTTTATCATCTATTGGAGTTAGTTATGCTCATGGTGCAAATGATGGACAAAAAGGTATTGGATTAATAATGCTTGTACTTATAGGTATTTTACCTGGTTCTTTTTTAGTAAATTTAAATGCTAATAAATATGAAATAAAATATACAAAAGACACATTAAATAATTTAGAAGAATATTATTTAGAAAAAACCATTCACAAATCAAATATTATAAAAAATAAAAATGTAATAAATAATTCAGTTGTAAATTATCAATTTTATGATGTTATAAAAAATATTCAAAATACTAAATTATTATTAGAAAACATATCTGACTATAATGTGTTAAATATTAAGAAAAGATTTCAATTACGGCATTTTTTACTATCTATTTCTGATTTCATTGATAAAACAGTCAATTCTTCTAATATTAATGCAAAAGATAAATATTTTTTAATAACAAGTAAAAAAATGATACTTAAAACAATCGAATATGCACCGATGTGGATTATATTAATTGTTGCTTTATCTTTATCAATAGGAACAATGATAGGTTGGAAACGTATAGTTATTACTATTGGTGAAAAAATAGGAAAAAAAAGAATGACATATGCACAAGCTATGTCAGCACAAATAACAGCTTCTTTTTCTATTGGAATAGCAAGTTATACAGGTATACCTGTTTCTACTACGCACATTCTTTCATCTTCTGTAGCAGGTACAATGTTAATTGATGGTGATGGAATTCAAATAAAAACCATAAAAAACATCGCTTTAGCATGGGTGTTAACTCTTCCTGTTTCAATTTTATTGTCTGGATTTTTATATTGGATTACATTATTTATAATATAA
- a CDS encoding class I SAM-dependent methyltransferase, with the protein MKIYLKLNHYNKRIYSLINSLKLKHDENCSMGLIINHDSLELYNRENFNQKSIKVDFTSKKNNYRCFHFRKKNEVLFKVAGIKNSYFPSILDATAGLGNDSFIFSFLGCQVLMIERHPIVAALLKDGLQRGYQDKKIGHWLKKRLHLVVNDSSNMLEMPISRPDIIYLDPMYPSHNKKSLPKKKMQLIRKLIGYNYDSEILLNISRKLAKNRIIVKRPYYAKPLSKDKVNFTITTKKHRFDIYQPF; encoded by the coding sequence ATGAAAATATACTTAAAACTCAACCATTATAATAAAAGAATATACAGTTTAATTAATTCACTTAAATTAAAACATGATGAAAATTGTTCTATGGGTTTAATAATAAATCATGACTCATTAGAGTTGTATAACCGTGAAAATTTTAATCAAAAATCTATAAAAGTTGATTTTACTTCAAAAAAAAATAATTATCGATGTTTTCATTTTAGAAAAAAAAATGAAGTTTTATTTAAAGTTGCAGGGATAAAAAATTCTTATTTTCCTTCTATATTAGATGCAACTGCAGGTTTAGGTAATGATTCCTTCATATTTTCTTTTTTAGGATGTCAAGTTCTTATGATAGAACGTCATCCAATAGTTGCTGCTTTATTAAAAGATGGTTTACAAAGAGGATATCAAGATAAAAAAATAGGTCATTGGCTAAAAAAAAGATTACATTTGGTAGTAAACGATAGTTCTAATATGTTAGAAATGCCTATTTCAAGACCAGATATAATTTATTTAGATCCTATGTATCCATCTCATAATAAAAAATCCTTACCTAAAAAAAAAATGCAACTTATTAGAAAATTAATAGGATATAATTATGATTCTGAAATATTGTTAAATATTTCTAGAAAATTAGCAAAAAATAGAATTATTGTAAAACGTCCTTATTATGCAAAGCCTTTATCTAAAGACAAGGTAAATTTTACTATTACTACAAAAAAACATCGTTTTGATATATATCAACCTTTTTAA
- the hemC gene encoding hydroxymethylbilane synthase: MHNKTLRIATRRSPLALEQTKYVQKKILSLYPDLNIKLIPIVTHGDNILNKSLSKIGGKGLFIKELERALLENKADIAIHSMKDLPVNITKELCLVSICKRGNALDSLISNNYQSINHLPKGAIIGTSSLRRQCQLITYRPDLIISPLRGNIETRIAKLDQGKYDAIILATEGLNRLSLKNRITQIIPAELSLPSCGQGAIGIQSRIHDKKVLFFLSRLNHKNTFIEINAERAFCRKLESGCQIPIGSYAILKKNKIWLRGLVGSPNGKIILKGERIGCYNTGEKMGYSLADELLSNGAKNILNNLHIKQSYYI, encoded by the coding sequence ATGCACAATAAAACATTAAGAATTGCTACTAGAAGAAGTCCTTTAGCCTTAGAGCAAACTAAATATGTTCAAAAAAAAATACTATCTTTATATCCTGATTTAAATATCAAATTAATTCCTATTGTTACTCATGGAGATAATATCTTGAATAAATCTCTTTCAAAAATTGGCGGAAAGGGATTATTTATTAAAGAATTAGAACGTGCTTTACTTGAAAATAAAGCAGACATTGCAATTCATTCTATGAAAGATCTTCCGGTAAACATTACAAAAGAATTATGTTTAGTTAGTATATGTAAAAGAGGAAATGCTTTAGACTCATTAATATCTAATAATTATCAATCCATAAATCACTTGCCTAAGGGTGCTATAATTGGCACATCTAGCTTAAGAAGACAGTGTCAATTAATTACTTATCGTCCAGATTTAATTATTTCTCCTTTAAGAGGTAATATAGAAACTAGAATAGCTAAATTAGATCAAGGTAAATATGATGCAATTATTCTTGCTACTGAAGGATTGAATAGATTAAGTTTAAAAAATAGAATCACTCAAATTATACCTGCAGAATTATCTCTACCATCATGTGGACAAGGTGCTATTGGCATTCAATCTAGAATACATGATAAAAAAGTTTTATTCTTTTTATCTCGTCTTAATCACAAAAATACTTTCATTGAAATAAATGCAGAAAGAGCTTTTTGCAGAAAATTAGAATCGGGATGTCAGATTCCAATTGGAAGTTATGCTATTTTAAAAAAAAATAAGATTTGGTTAAGAGGATTAGTAGGTTCGCCTAATGGTAAAATAATATTAAAAGGAGAAAGAATAGGTTGCTATAATACAGGAGAAAAAATGGGATACTCACTTGCTGATGAATTACTTAGTAATGGAGCTAAAAATATTTTAAATAATCTTCATATTAAACAATCTTATTATATATGA
- the cyaY gene encoding iron donor protein CyaY, translated as MKKKISSKKENNNFYVLVNNLFSKIEDSLDLHDQIDFDYEIQDYVITITFENKSLIIINKQEPLKQIWLATKVNGHHFNYKNNEWICNRSNKNFWEIFENACSIQSNNDFIFCKK; from the coding sequence ATGAAAAAAAAAATAAGTTCTAAAAAAGAGAATAACAATTTTTATGTATTAGTAAATAATTTGTTTTCAAAAATAGAAGACAGTTTAGATTTACATGATCAAATTGATTTTGATTATGAAATTCAAGATTATGTCATAACTATTACTTTTGAAAATAAAAGTTTAATTATAATTAATAAACAAGAACCATTAAAACAAATTTGGCTAGCTACAAAGGTAAATGGACATCATTTTAATTATAAAAATAATGAATGGATCTGTAATCGTAGTAATAAAAATTTTTGGGAAATATTTGAAAATGCATGTTCTATTCAATCAAATAATGATTTCATTTTTTGTAAAAAATAA